The DNA window TCATCCGGCAGACCGCCCACATTATGGTGAGACTTAATAGTGGCGGAGGGGCCTTTGAAAGAGACTGATTCTATAACATCAGGGTACAGAGTGCCCTGCGCGAGGAAATCGAAATCGCCTATTTTTCTCGCCTCTTCCTCAAAAATGCGGATGAAGAGGTTGCCTATTGTCTTTCTTTTCTGCTCAGGGTCGGTCACGCCCGCAAGAGCAGTGAGGAAGCGTTCCTCAGCATCAGCCACCACGAGGTTTATTTTATAGTTTTCCCTGAATGTTTTTTCCACATACTCACGTTCGTTCAGCCTGAGCAGGCCGTTATCAACAAAAACGCAGACGAGGTTATCGCCTATTGCCTCATGGAGAAGCACGGCAACAACGGAGGAATCCACACCGCCGGAAAGCCCGCAGAGAACTTTTCTGTTCCCCACTTTTTCCCGGATGCGCTCAATCTCCGCCTGAATGAAGTTTTCCGTAGTCCAGATCTGTCTGCATCCGCAGATGCCCACAACGAAGTTCTCAAGGATAGTTTTGCCCTGCTCAGTGTGGGTGACTTCGGGGTGAAACTGGATTGCGTATATCTCGCGGCTGTGATGCTTCATGGCGGCGGCGGGGGCATTGTCCGTCTTCGCTACTATGTCAAAGTTTTCGGGCATTTTCTCCAGTCTGTCGCCGTGGCTCATCCATACGGTAAGCGTCCCGCTTCCTTCAAGCCCTTTGAAGAGGCTGCATGAAGGCTCATAGCTGAGAACCGCCCTGCCGTATTCCCTGTGGTTTGAGGGAGCGACAACTCCGCCGAAATGCTGTCCGGCAAGCTGCATGCCGTAACAGATGCCCAGAACGGGAAGCCCCATCTCAAAAACACGCTCATCAACCCTCGGCGCGTCCTCTTCATAAACGCTGGAAGGGCCGCCGGAAAGGATTATCCCTTTCGCCTCGAATGCCTTTATTTTCTCAAAATCTGCGTTGCAGGGGAAAATTTCGCAGTAAACATGAGCCTCGCGCACCCTGCGTGCGATAAGCTGAGTATATTGTGAGCCGAAATCAAGTATCAGCACTTTTTCCGAGTGAATGTCCATCGGTTACAAAACTCCTTTCAATGATTTTCCGCGCCCGGAACGGGCTGGTATAAGCCTTTAAAGTGGTTATGATAATATATTCTCGTGAAAAATACACTTAAAATATGCCCCAACCTGATTGACAAACTTTGCCAAACCCCCTATCTTTCTCTCAGGAGGATCACTTATGGCAACGATGAATGTTTCTCTTCCCGACAACATGAAGGAATGGGCTGAAACTCAGGTTAAATCCGGCAGATACAGCAATACAAGCGATTATGTCCGCGCACTCATAAGAAAAGACCTTGAGCTTGCAGCACAGAAAAAAACACTAATAAGAGCACTTGAGGCCGGAGAAGAAAGCGGAATATCAGACAGCACTCCGGACGATATTTATAAGTCTGCCAGTGCCGATGTATAAGCTGACTAAAGCTGCAGAAAAAGACATCTATGATATATTAAAGGATTCTCTGCTCCGCTTCGGCAAGGTTCAGACAGATGCGTACTTTTCTTCATTAAAGGAGTGCATGGAACTTATAGACGCAAATCCTCAAATGGGTGTGGATATTGAGTTTATCAGACATGGGTATTTCAAATTTCCCCATAAAGGTCATGTAATTTACTATACAAAGAAAAAAGAATATCTACTGTTTGTCCGCATCCTGCATAAAAGCATGGACGCGGATCAGCATGTTTAAAAGGATCCTTCGCTGCGCATGAAAACGTCATCCTGAACACAGTGAAGGATCTCAGGTGCTTAGGGATTCTTCGGCCTTGCCTCAGAATGACGTATCACAGCTTATATTACGTATTCACCCAGTAGTTGGGCGCTTCCTTCGTTAGCTGACTGTCACGGAAACGTCATCCTGAACACTGTGAAGGATCTCAGGTGCTTAGGGATTCTTCGGCTTTGCCTCAGAATGACGTATCACAGTTTATATTACGTATTCACCCAGTAGTTGGGCGCTTCCTTCGTGATCATAACGTCGTGAACGTGGCTTTCACGCAGGCCTGCGCCTGTGATCCTTACGAATCTGGCTTTAGCGTGCATATCCTCTATGGTTTTGCAGCCTGCGTAACCCATGCCGGAGCGTATGCCGCCCGTAAGCTGGTAGACAGTTTCGTTGAGCTCGCCCTTATAGTGAACCCTGCCTTCTATCCCTTCGGGAACAAACTTCTTCTCGCTCTCAGTTCCTTCCTGAAAATAGCGAT is part of the Geovibrio ferrireducens genome and encodes:
- a CDS encoding type II toxin-antitoxin system ParD family antitoxin, producing the protein MATMNVSLPDNMKEWAETQVKSGRYSNTSDYVRALIRKDLELAAQKKTLIRALEAGEESGISDSTPDDIYKSASADV
- the guaA gene encoding glutamine-hydrolyzing GMP synthase, which gives rise to MDIHSEKVLILDFGSQYTQLIARRVREAHVYCEIFPCNADFEKIKAFEAKGIILSGGPSSVYEEDAPRVDERVFEMGLPVLGICYGMQLAGQHFGGVVAPSNHREYGRAVLSYEPSCSLFKGLEGSGTLTVWMSHGDRLEKMPENFDIVAKTDNAPAAAMKHHSREIYAIQFHPEVTHTEQGKTILENFVVGICGCRQIWTTENFIQAEIERIREKVGNRKVLCGLSGGVDSSVVAVLLHEAIGDNLVCVFVDNGLLRLNEREYVEKTFRENYKINLVVADAEERFLTALAGVTDPEQKRKTIGNLFIRIFEEEARKIGDFDFLAQGTLYPDVIESVSFKGPSATIKSHHNVGGLPDDMKFQLVEPLRELFKDEVRDVGRKLGLPEVMVGRHPFPGPGLGVRVLGEITKKRCDVLRQADAIFIEELHNANLYNTIWQAFAVLLPVNTVGVMGDGRTYENACAIRAVYSSDGMTADWAHIPYDVLGKISNRIINEVRGINRVVYDISSKPPATIEWE
- a CDS encoding type II toxin-antitoxin system RelE/ParE family toxin, producing MYKLTKAAEKDIYDILKDSLLRFGKVQTDAYFSSLKECMELIDANPQMGVDIEFIRHGYFKFPHKGHVIYYTKKKEYLLFVRILHKSMDADQHV